A stretch of Ligilactobacillus faecis DNA encodes these proteins:
- a CDS encoding lanthionine synthetase LanC family protein, protein MELFDYTNYVAENNFFYRKDDNVRLDNLDLFEIRQPLGKDWVVYVDKYWHNVINKKNFSIKQGWKIHITADIDDAQKMLEEISEFLIKKEISFKFVTSKQELWRKNSKQGDKSAVGKFITVYPQNEESFCILLNELKSITDSYKKGTYILNDCCWQESNVFFRYGGFIRNEQIINGKNVLVIEDDEGNYIEDKRTPYYSVPSFISEPNYVKKFNTFPDSKEFEKIKNLNINEVIHFSNSGGVYKFEDRKKSYILKEGRFKSGLDGLGKDGFKRNKNEYRNLLLLKKVPNVIDVYSYFESWRNSYFIEEYFAGETLRKFVASNYPLLIEDDASDYLYLVEIVAKKLFSTLEDIHSNGIGIGDLSINNIMISKEDEDIVIKIIDLENSQLISTKYEHTLVTPGFFAKNISSIVEADWFSYIRIIRYMLLPINFVQDFVKDIVTVQNEIIEEKFGRNVKDILQILDNVQLKKIHSDYKLPYQVEGLSVVQEKIDFQDIGKYISSLELGLNNTMLRNNTLDINGDIPQLHNEWDRYNVSNGLFGALLVINRVSKLNKGALNSKIEVIIENLYTIRDTRLGLLDGVAGVVTALLEMGYCDYAENLLNLYTVDSVRTYKEDISLETGLAGIGLFLLGLYRVNKDTKDYTLCLEIQKLIIDKIKNMSKSDEVDVSLFQGLSGPLLFLVLLRNELHPTDRQDIFLEKLLVMILDQIQFDDTMRSAFILNKEKKYDRIVPYLKNGVIGLGLVLLKIDEQKIFSRSISQRLKDILNHMLKIIRVTFSFDAGLYEGQLGIILFEYCYNHRYNVDSNYTVKLLQNLKLHLLYKNNELHVTGKYGLRCSQDIATGAAGALSVLEGIRRSNWGYWLPILDFEELFKFKDK, encoded by the coding sequence ATGGAGTTATTTGATTATACCAATTATGTAGCAGAAAATAATTTTTTCTATAGAAAAGATGACAATGTTCGTCTAGATAATCTAGACCTATTTGAAATAAGACAGCCACTAGGAAAGGATTGGGTAGTATATGTCGACAAGTATTGGCATAATGTTATAAATAAGAAAAATTTTTCAATAAAACAAGGATGGAAGATTCATATCACAGCAGATATAGATGATGCACAAAAGATGCTAGAGGAAATATCTGAATTTTTAATAAAAAAAGAGATATCTTTTAAATTTGTAACCTCTAAACAAGAGTTATGGCGGAAAAATAGCAAGCAGGGAGATAAATCTGCTGTGGGAAAATTTATCACGGTTTATCCTCAGAATGAAGAAAGCTTTTGCATTCTTTTAAATGAATTAAAAAGTATAACAGATTCATATAAAAAAGGTACCTATATTTTAAATGATTGTTGTTGGCAAGAGAGTAATGTATTTTTTAGGTATGGTGGGTTTATTAGGAATGAACAAATCATCAATGGTAAAAATGTACTTGTAATTGAAGATGATGAGGGAAATTATATAGAAGATAAGCGAACCCCATATTATTCAGTACCAAGTTTTATATCTGAACCTAACTATGTTAAAAAATTTAATACATTTCCTGATTCGAAAGAATTTGAAAAAATAAAAAATCTTAATATAAATGAAGTTATACATTTTAGTAATTCTGGTGGTGTATATAAATTTGAAGATCGTAAAAAATCATATATTTTAAAAGAGGGTAGATTTAAATCAGGGTTAGATGGATTGGGAAAAGATGGATTTAAAAGAAATAAAAATGAGTATAGAAATCTATTGTTATTGAAAAAAGTACCTAATGTAATTGATGTATATAGTTACTTTGAATCTTGGAGAAATAGCTACTTTATAGAGGAGTATTTTGCTGGAGAAACTTTGAGAAAATTTGTGGCATCCAATTACCCACTGCTAATTGAAGATGATGCTAGTGATTACTTATATTTAGTGGAGATTGTCGCTAAAAAATTGTTCTCTACATTAGAAGATATTCATAGTAATGGTATAGGTATTGGGGATTTGAGCATTAATAATATTATGATTTCTAAAGAAGACGAAGATATTGTTATAAAAATTATTGATTTAGAAAATTCTCAATTGATATCTACAAAGTATGAACATACATTGGTTACACCAGGCTTTTTTGCAAAAAATATCTCTAGTATAGTTGAAGCTGATTGGTTTAGTTATATTAGAATTATAAGGTATATGTTATTACCTATAAATTTTGTTCAAGATTTTGTAAAAGATATAGTTACAGTTCAAAATGAAATTATTGAAGAAAAATTTGGCAGAAATGTAAAGGATATTTTACAGATTTTGGATAATGTACAGCTAAAGAAGATTCATTCTGATTATAAATTACCATATCAAGTTGAAGGTTTATCAGTTGTGCAAGAAAAAATAGATTTTCAAGATATAGGAAAGTATATCTCTAGTTTAGAATTGGGATTAAATAACACTATGCTCAGGAATAATACTTTAGATATTAATGGAGATATTCCTCAATTACATAACGAATGGGATAGGTATAATGTATCCAACGGACTTTTTGGGGCATTGTTAGTAATAAATAGGGTAAGTAAGTTAAATAAAGGGGCATTGAACAGCAAGATTGAAGTGATAATTGAGAATCTTTATACAATTAGAGATACTCGTTTGGGATTATTAGATGGAGTAGCCGGAGTTGTAACAGCGTTGCTTGAAATGGGATATTGTGATTATGCTGAGAATTTATTGAACTTATATACAGTTGATAGTGTGCGGACGTATAAAGAAGATATATCTTTGGAAACTGGTCTAGCTGGAATTGGATTGTTCTTATTAGGCCTATACAGAGTTAATAAGGATACAAAAGATTATACACTTTGTTTAGAGATTCAAAAACTTATCATAGATAAAATAAAGAACATGTCTAAGAGTGATGAAGTTGATGTTAGCTTATTTCAGGGATTGAGTGGACCGCTACTGTTCTTGGTATTACTTAGAAATGAATTGCATCCAACAGATAGACAAGATATTTTTTTGGAAAAATTACTGGTTATGATACTTGATCAGATTCAGTTTGATGATACTATGAGATCAGCCTTTATTCTGAATAAAGAGAAGAAGTATGATCGAATAGTACCATATCTAAAAAATGGTGTGATAGGTTTAGGACTAGTCCTTCTAAAAATAGATGAACAAAAAATTTTTTCTAGAAGTATATCCCAAAGATTAAAAGATATATTAAACCATATGCTAAAAATAATAAGAGTTACATTTTCATTTGATGCAGGCCTATATGAGGGACAATTAGGAATTATATTGTTTGAATACTGTTATAACCATAGATATAACGTTGATAGTAACTATACGGTGAAATTATTGCAAAATTTGAAATTGCATCTTCTTTATAAAAATAATGAATTACATGTTACTGGCAAGTATGGCTTACGCTGTTCGCAAGATATTGCTACTGGGGCGGCTGGAGCTCTATCAGTTTTAGAGGGGATCAGGCGTTCTAATTGGGGGTATTGGTTACCTATTTTGGATTTTGAAGAACTATTTAAATTTAAAGATAAGTAA
- a CDS encoding ATP-binding cassette domain-containing protein, with translation MQISNLDNLVSLFEEDKLNILTGKNGSGKSTLLDQLAGLGGQTSIFSSKSIAYKLQKNYFFPDLTVAQTLALYDKMTIDQQHKKWLAQFYQDNIQDNLRVKMGNLSGGQQQLVLDYGILLLKRDVYLLDEPLTGIDEKNARSLYEIFVDIAQSKDKMVIVVEHDRNIIDTYKSVANIITL, from the coding sequence ATGCAAATAAGTAATTTAGATAATTTAGTGTCGCTGTTTGAAGAAGATAAATTGAATATTTTGACTGGGAAAAATGGAAGTGGGAAAAGTACTCTCTTGGATCAGCTTGCTGGGCTCGGGGGACAAACAAGTATTTTTAGCTCTAAGAGTATTGCTTATAAATTACAAAAGAACTATTTTTTTCCAGATCTAACGGTAGCGCAGACCTTAGCATTATATGACAAAATGACTATTGATCAACAGCATAAAAAGTGGTTAGCGCAATTTTACCAAGATAATATCCAGGATAATTTAAGGGTCAAGATGGGAAATCTGTCAGGTGGACAACAACAACTTGTTTTAGATTATGGCATACTCCTTTTGAAACGAGATGTTTATTTGTTGGACGAACCATTAACGGGAATAGACGAAAAAAATGCCAGATCGTTATATGAAATTTTTGTAGACATAGCCCAGTCTAAAGATAAAATGGTCATCGTCGTTGAGCACGATCGAAACATCATTGATACTTATAAGTCTGTGGCTAATATTATCACGCTATGA
- a CDS encoding DNA-3-methyladenine glycosylase family protein — MIYLKNKNDLSWEQILIALQKNNKEILYTVWADQTLIFALDTGKVHLFKMDYDAKGNKFRVRLIEGSKMSTEEWDLVAEYVRHWFDLEYSLVDFYAYFQNDPLLRPLLEKYRGLPLIGTPRLYEALTWGIIGQQISLPVAYQIKARFVQKYGQKISYKGKEYWTYPHPGSVQNATLDELASLGLPKTRAQYLANVTEAFLTGKLDERVISRLEFSEAQQLLLSLKGVGPWTAGVALMSSLRFPNVFLTTDAKLLNGLKKLFQTAKRPEQAQLTKLKEVWGAHASHVIFYIWQDAC, encoded by the coding sequence TTGATATATTTAAAAAACAAAAACGATCTTTCTTGGGAACAGATCCTTATCGCATTACAGAAAAATAACAAGGAGATCTTATACACTGTTTGGGCTGATCAAACGTTAATATTTGCTTTAGATACGGGGAAAGTCCACTTGTTTAAAATGGACTATGATGCAAAGGGAAATAAATTTAGGGTCCGTCTTATTGAAGGGTCAAAAATGTCTACTGAAGAGTGGGATCTAGTAGCGGAATATGTCCGCCATTGGTTTGATCTAGAATATTCGCTCGTTGATTTTTACGCTTATTTCCAAAACGACCCTTTATTACGTCCGCTTTTGGAAAAATATCGTGGTCTGCCTTTGATCGGAACTCCAAGGTTGTATGAGGCATTGACTTGGGGGATCATTGGACAACAGATCTCTTTACCTGTTGCGTATCAGATAAAAGCAAGGTTTGTCCAAAAATATGGTCAAAAGATCAGCTATAAGGGTAAGGAATATTGGACTTATCCGCATCCTGGATCTGTGCAAAACGCTACGCTCGATGAATTAGCAAGTCTGGGGTTACCAAAAACAAGAGCGCAATATCTTGCAAATGTTACGGAAGCGTTCTTAACAGGAAAGTTAGATGAGAGAGTTATTTCTCGACTCGAATTTTCTGAGGCACAGCAATTATTGCTCTCACTAAAGGGAGTCGGACCTTGGACTGCTGGCGTGGCACTCATGAGCTCACTGCGTTTCCCTAATGTTTTTCTCACCACCGATGCCAAATTGCTCAATGGCTTAAAGAAGCTTTTTCAAACAGCTAAACGCCCAGAGCAAGCTCAACTTACTAAGTTAAAAGAAGTATGGGGGGCTCATGCTTCACATGTGATCTTTTATATTTGGCAAGATGCTTGTTGA
- a CDS encoding ATP-binding cassette domain-containing protein: protein MTVLLGELTPDKGTYELNCQTVDPKTTHAYFAHVAQEPRIFADTLRFNLCLGKDISQEKLAQVIALTGLEELVAKRGLDAQLRPAGADLSGGQKQRIELARALLQERPLLLVDEGTSALDPQLSEMIHKNAIATFNGTVIEIAHKLSSAEQALFDKTLALDKLGK from the coding sequence TTGACAGTCTTATTAGGTGAGTTGACACCAGATAAAGGTACATATGAGCTCAACTGTCAAACTGTTGATCCTAAAACGACCCATGCCTACTTCGCTCATGTCGCCCAAGAACCTCGGATCTTTGCCGATACTTTACGTTTCAATCTCTGCTTAGGTAAAGATATTTCCCAGGAAAAGTTAGCACAAGTCATCGCTTTGACTGGTCTAGAAGAACTCGTTGCTAAACGCGGGCTCGACGCACAGTTACGACCTGCTGGGGCTGATCTTTCTGGCGGGCAAAAGCAACGGATCGAATTAGCCCGTGCTTTGTTGCAAGAACGTCCATTGTTACTTGTAGACGAAGGAACATCGGCTTTAGATCCACAGTTATCTGAGATGATCCATAAAAATGCGATCGCAACTTTCAATGGAACTGTGATCGAGATCGCACATAAATTGAGTTCTGCCGAACAAGCCCTCTTTGATAAGACACTGGCTTTAGATAAACTTGGAAAATAA
- a CDS encoding RNA-guided endonuclease InsQ/TnpB family protein, producing the protein MKSMAKMQYHYGLKMRCYPSDQQKQLIKINSDASRFIYNEMVAIGKELMQLRRVKLPIDTVQERIKQLTMRQNAKQMSNHYQFLEDKRIDSLAKANAIQNYRKAWNAFRKVHTAGVPKFHRKSYRWRYQTNCQYPGQKTALLTNGTVCFLDNSHIKVPKIGLLRVAGSQARLLRRMCETRIGTVTLTKDPADHFFLSMQLASDEPFVKVSKANHGHIGIDLNTDNFLTDNEGNTVPNPRYYRTIKGKLAKEQRILSRRQRRVKKEHRSLRDSKNYQKQRLLVAKLHAKVMNQRHNFLQQISTALIKNHDLVVAEELRSKNMLKNHALALSISDVGWRSFLGMLAYKADLYGRQFITISPRNTTQTCHNCGFVMGTNGTNKLTLADRKWTCPNCGIHHIRDWNAAKNILDKGIAKLS; encoded by the coding sequence ATGAAGTCAATGGCGAAAATGCAATATCATTATGGCCTGAAAATGCGTTGCTACCCTAGTGACCAACAAAAGCAGTTGATTAAAATTAACAGTGACGCTAGTCGCTTTATCTATAACGAAATGGTTGCGATCGGTAAGGAACTGATGCAACTTCGCAGAGTTAAGTTACCGATTGACACAGTCCAGGAGCGTATTAAGCAACTAACTATGCGTCAAAACGCTAAACAAATGTCTAATCACTATCAATTTTTAGAAGATAAACGAATTGACAGTTTGGCGAAAGCTAATGCCATTCAGAACTACCGAAAAGCTTGGAATGCCTTTCGGAAGGTTCACACTGCTGGTGTTCCTAAATTTCATCGAAAGAGTTATCGCTGGCGTTATCAAACCAATTGTCAATACCCAGGGCAAAAGACTGCGTTGCTAACTAACGGTACAGTATGTTTTCTAGATAATAGCCATATCAAAGTACCTAAAATAGGATTGTTACGTGTTGCCGGTTCCCAAGCACGTCTCTTGAGGAGAATGTGTGAGACTAGAATTGGTACTGTGACATTGACTAAAGATCCAGCGGATCACTTCTTTCTATCAATGCAACTAGCTTCAGATGAACCTTTTGTTAAAGTGTCCAAGGCTAATCACGGACATATTGGAATTGATCTTAATACTGATAATTTCTTAACCGATAATGAAGGTAACACAGTTCCTAATCCACGATATTATCGCACTATTAAAGGTAAATTAGCTAAAGAACAGCGTATTCTATCTAGACGACAACGGCGTGTCAAAAAAGAACATCGTTCTTTACGCGATAGTAAAAATTATCAAAAGCAACGCTTGTTAGTTGCTAAACTCCATGCCAAAGTAATGAACCAAAGACATAATTTTCTCCAACAAATCTCTACTGCACTAATCAAGAACCACGATTTAGTAGTAGCTGAGGAGTTGCGTAGTAAGAATATGCTCAAGAATCATGCTTTAGCGCTTAGTATTTCTGACGTTGGCTGGCGTTCCTTTCTCGGCATGTTGGCTTATAAAGCAGATCTATATGGTCGACAATTTATCACAATCAGCCCAAGAAATACTACACAAACATGTCACAATTGTGGCTTTGTGATGGGTACTAATGGCACGAACAAACTAACGTTAGCTGATCGAAAATGGACGTGTCCGAACTGTGGTATTCATCATATTCGTGATTGGAATGCAGCTAAAAATATTCTGGATAAGGGAATTGCTAAATTATCCTAG
- the tnpA gene encoding IS200/IS605 family transposase: MSKDKIKDAVYTRRYIYNFHFHLIWVTKYRHKTFTTDELSNEMKDILWQVAEDNEILIEKMEVMPDHVHVLISFPPSKAPTSAIKALKGRSAFIFLRRHPEIRQSRYWGGHLWSPSYYMSTLGNMSKEVVEKYINDQKYNEMKKLLTELDRAYPSHD; encoded by the coding sequence ATGAGTAAAGATAAAATCAAAGACGCAGTATATACCAGACGATATATCTATAACTTCCATTTCCATCTAATTTGGGTTACTAAATATCGTCATAAAACTTTTACTACTGATGAGTTATCAAACGAAATGAAGGATATCCTATGGCAAGTAGCCGAGGATAACGAAATCTTAATCGAGAAAATGGAAGTTATGCCTGACCATGTTCATGTCTTAATTAGCTTTCCGCCTAGCAAGGCACCGACTAGCGCCATCAAAGCGCTCAAAGGCAGAAGTGCCTTTATTTTCTTACGTCGACACCCGGAAATTCGGCAGTCCCGATACTGGGGTGGTCATTTATGGTCGCCTAGTTACTACATGAGCACATTAGGTAATATGAGTAAAGAAGTAGTTGAGAAATATATAAACGATCAAAAATACAATGAGATGAAAAAGCTCCTTACGGAGCTTGATAGGGCCTATCCATCCCATGACTAA
- a CDS encoding ABC transporter transmembrane domain-containing protein, producing the protein MFYKYCSKSNSFLFFVLAFTKALESVFVAYIVGRYINLAQTKSYQGLFSLSLLSVGGILVFTLLNFGYQKVRAALLKEVNVTFKNDLVAYLLGTDNELQLDVSYLTNDLKQLETARIEGQLNITIYALEFLTALIAALVGNFLLTLVYFLTSLLPVALQRLFQKKIKANSVAWQESNSTYTAKIDELLKNITVVKLYDVRKLFSTKMEKPIVGLEEALRKMKAYIGYTNEIVVGTALITTIIIPFLLGVYLTMQHQITLGVFLMITQLSNSFTNPLMSILSTLNTLKTTDPIYQKYLTAKDTLQTPDLPTAPNFDSLALKQVSYKDLYHGLDLQVAKNEKILWTAPSGFGKTTLFDEIQPEIP; encoded by the coding sequence ATGTTTTATAAATACTGTTCCAAAAGCAATAGCTTTTTATTCTTTGTTTTAGCTTTTACGAAAGCTTTAGAGTCTGTTTTTGTCGCATATATCGTCGGGCGTTATATCAACTTAGCCCAAACAAAAAGTTACCAAGGACTCTTTTCCTTATCCTTACTATCTGTCGGGGGGATCTTAGTCTTTACCCTACTGAATTTTGGTTACCAAAAAGTGCGCGCTGCACTATTAAAAGAAGTCAATGTTACATTTAAAAATGATCTAGTTGCTTATCTACTAGGAACGGATAACGAACTTCAGCTTGATGTATCTTATTTGACCAATGATCTCAAACAACTCGAAACAGCTCGGATCGAAGGTCAACTAAACATCACGATATATGCACTTGAATTTTTGACAGCTTTGATCGCCGCTCTTGTAGGAAATTTTTTGCTAACGCTCGTCTACTTTTTGACTTCGCTTCTACCAGTAGCATTACAACGACTTTTCCAAAAAAAGATCAAAGCTAATTCCGTTGCTTGGCAAGAAAGCAACAGTACATATACAGCTAAAATCGATGAACTGCTTAAAAACATCACAGTCGTCAAACTCTATGATGTCCGTAAACTCTTTTCAACTAAGATGGAAAAGCCAATCGTTGGTCTCGAAGAAGCACTTCGCAAAATGAAAGCCTATATTGGTTATACAAATGAGATCGTCGTTGGAACAGCTTTGATCACAACGATCATAATTCCTTTTTTGTTGGGCGTTTATTTAACGATGCAACACCAGATCACACTAGGGGTTTTCTTGATGATCACACAGCTTTCAAATAGTTTTACGAATCCTTTGATGTCGATCTTGTCGACACTCAATACACTCAAAACGACCGACCCGATCTATCAAAAGTATTTGACTGCCAAAGATACGCTCCAAACGCCTGATCTGCCTACTGCTCCAAACTTTGATTCACTTGCCTTAAAACAAGTGAGCTACAAAGATCTTTATCATGGTCTTGATCTGCAAGTTGCTAAAAACGAAAAAATCTTGTGGACTGCCCCATCTGGCTTTGGAAAGACAACGCTCTTTGATGAGATTCAGCCGGAAATCCCGTGA